One window of the Candidatus Thermokryptus mobilis genome contains the following:
- a CDS encoding DmpA family aminopeptidase, which produces MFLIIFQQILLCQMEVKDEKRYRARELGLVVGVLPPGKFNAITDVKGIKVGHKTIILGDSIRTGVTVIIPHDGDIFREKVPCAFYAGNAFGKFFGSTQIEELGELETPIALTNTLAVPIVADALIQYTLERSGKDIRSINPVVGETNDGYLNKIQERVITYQDVFEAISTARTGEVEEGSVGAGTGTIAFGWKGGIGTASRVLPKNLGGWTVGVLVQTNFGGILTINGAPVGLELGRFYLKDELEKADGSIIIVVATDAPLMPSQLKRLAKRAMLGLARTGSPSTNGSGDYVIAFSVNQDCRIKQSDDIYTPQTIKVLPNSALSPLFQAVVEATEEAIYNSLFKAKTISGYMGRKVEAIPIQKVIEILQKYNVLNYDKKFKLKQK; this is translated from the coding sequence ATGTTTTTGATAATTTTTCAACAAATTTTATTATGTCAAATGGAAGTTAAAGACGAAAAAAGATACAGAGCAAGGGAACTTGGATTAGTAGTTGGTGTCTTACCACCTGGGAAATTTAACGCAATAACTGATGTCAAAGGTATAAAAGTTGGTCATAAAACAATTATTCTTGGAGATAGCATAAGGACAGGTGTGACGGTTATAATTCCGCATGATGGAGACATTTTCAGAGAGAAAGTTCCATGCGCTTTTTACGCGGGCAACGCCTTTGGTAAATTTTTCGGCTCAACACAAATTGAGGAACTCGGCGAGCTTGAAACACCGATCGCTCTTACGAATACTCTTGCTGTACCAATCGTTGCAGACGCATTAATTCAATATACGCTTGAAAGATCTGGAAAAGATATTCGTTCAATAAATCCAGTAGTTGGCGAGACAAACGATGGTTATTTGAACAAAATACAGGAAAGAGTTATAACATATCAAGATGTTTTTGAAGCAATCAGCACTGCAAGAACAGGCGAGGTTGAAGAAGGTTCGGTTGGAGCTGGAACTGGAACTATTGCTTTTGGGTGGAAGGGTGGTATAGGGACAGCTTCAAGAGTTTTACCTAAAAATCTTGGTGGTTGGACTGTTGGTGTCTTGGTTCAAACAAATTTTGGTGGCATTTTAACTATTAATGGAGCACCAGTTGGGCTTGAGCTTGGAAGATTTTATCTCAAAGATGAACTTGAAAAGGCAGATGGTTCAATCATAATTGTTGTTGCGACGGATGCTCCACTTATGCCAAGTCAATTAAAACGGCTTGCAAAAAGGGCGATGCTTGGCTTAGCAAGAACTGGCTCACCTTCAACAAATGGCAGTGGTGATTATGTGATAGCTTTCTCTGTCAACCAAGATTGCAGAATAAAACAATCTGATGACATTTACACGCCACAAACTATAAAAGTCCTACCTAATTCAGCTTTATCACCGCTTTTTCAAGCGGTTGTTGAAGCTACTGAAGAGGCGATTTATAACTCCCTTTTTAAAGCAAAAACTATAAGCGGATACATGGGACGAAAAGTTGAAGCCATACCAATCCAAAAGGTGATTGAAATTTTGCAAAAGTATAATGTTTTGAATTATGATAAAAAATTTAAGTTAAAGCAAAAATGA
- a CDS encoding UbiX family flavin prenyltransferase → MENNRRVIIGVTGASGGIYALRTIRAFLIYGFEVHLIVSDYGNFVLKDECGVDLKLNDPMSVFESIYGKEVLRGSIVKYSHKDMTARISSGSFESDGMVVVPCSVKTLSGIASGTSSNLIERSADVCLKENRLLVLVFRETPLNLIHIQNMLMLVQAGAKILPASPAFYHKPKNFDDLADFIAGKILSLFKVEHNLYKKWGE, encoded by the coding sequence ATGGAAAACAATAGAAGAGTTATAATAGGTGTGACTGGGGCAAGTGGAGGGATTTACGCATTGAGAACCATAAGGGCTTTTTTAATTTATGGATTTGAAGTGCACCTTATTGTCTCTGATTATGGTAATTTTGTTTTAAAGGATGAATGTGGCGTTGATTTGAAGCTAAATGATCCGATGTCAGTTTTTGAATCAATTTATGGTAAGGAAGTTTTGAGAGGTTCTATAGTAAAGTATAGTCACAAGGATATGACAGCGAGAATTTCAAGTGGTTCATTTGAATCTGACGGTATGGTTGTTGTGCCTTGTTCAGTTAAAACGCTTTCCGGAATTGCAAGTGGAACATCTTCAAATTTAATTGAGCGTTCAGCGGATGTTTGTTTGAAGGAGAATCGTCTTCTTGTACTTGTTTTCAGGGAGACGCCGTTAAATTTAATTCACATTCAAAATATGTTGATGCTTGTACAAGCGGGGGCAAAGATTTTACCTGCATCCCCAGCTTTTTATCACAAACCTAAAAATTTTGATGATTTGGCGGATTTCATCGCAGGAAAGATTTTGTCGCTTTTTAAAGTTGAACATAATCTTTACAAGAAATGGGGAGAGTAA
- a CDS encoding response regulator yields MKSKTIAIIEDDQDILELISLHVQKAGFKARKFSNAESFLKYLGTDIPDFVILDLMLPDIDGLEVCKSLRNNPKTRNIPIIILTAKTEEPDKIVGLELGADDYVTKPFSPRELIARIKAILRRASLLEHAESGSSSIIIGNLRIDQNKMEVFVKDKKVDLTLTEFKILTKLASKPGWVFSREQLISAIWGGEKDVFDRTIDVHIKKLRDKLGEAGKFIKSVRGVGYKIEMPDEK; encoded by the coding sequence ATGAAAAGTAAAACAATCGCAATAATTGAGGATGATCAAGATATTCTTGAACTAATTTCTCTCCATGTGCAAAAAGCTGGCTTCAAAGCGAGAAAATTTTCAAATGCTGAAAGCTTTTTAAAGTATCTCGGAACAGATATTCCTGACTTTGTAATTCTTGATCTGATGCTTCCAGATATTGATGGGCTTGAAGTTTGTAAAAGTTTGAGAAATAACCCAAAAACGAGAAATATCCCAATTATAATTTTAACCGCTAAGACCGAGGAACCTGACAAAATTGTTGGTCTTGAACTTGGGGCAGATGATTATGTAACAAAGCCATTTTCACCTAGGGAATTGATCGCTCGTATTAAGGCGATTTTGAGAAGAGCATCACTTTTGGAGCATGCTGAAAGTGGGAGTAGCAGTATCATTATTGGTAATTTGCGAATTGACCAGAACAAAATGGAAGTTTTCGTAAAGGACAAAAAAGTTGATCTAACTTTGACGGAGTTTAAAATTTTGACAAAACTTGCATCAAAACCCGGATGGGTTTTTTCAAGGGAACAATTAATCTCAGCGATTTGGGGTGGGGAAAAGGATGTCTTTGATAGAACTATTGATGTTCATATAAAGAAATTAAGGGATAAGCTGGGGGAAGCTGGTAAATTTATTAAAAGTGTTCGTGGTGTCGGTTATAAAATTGAAATGCCCGATGAAAAATGA